A window of the Eulemur rufifrons isolate Redbay chromosome 6, OSU_ERuf_1, whole genome shotgun sequence genome harbors these coding sequences:
- the DEAF1 gene encoding deformed epidermal autoregulatory factor 1 homolog isoform X2 yields the protein MEDSDSAAKQLGLAEAAAVAAAAAVAAAAAAAAGGETEEPVLSRDEDSEEDADSEAERETRRVTAVAVMAAEPGHMDMGSEALPGPDEAAAAAAFAEVTTVTVANVGASADNVFTTSVANAASISGHVLSGRTALQIGDSLNTEKATLIVVHTDGSIVETTGLKGPAAPLTPGPQSPPTPLAPGQEKGGTKYNWDPSVYDSELPVRCRNISGTLYKSRLGSGGRGRCIKQGESWYSPTEFEAMAGRASSKDWKRSIRYAGRPLQCLIQDGILNPHAASCTCAACCDDMTLSGPVRLFVPYKRRKKENELPTTPVKKDPPKNITLLPATAATTFTVTPSGQITTSGALTFDRASTVEATAVISESPAQGDVFAGATVQEAGVQPPCRVGHPEPHYPGYQDSCQIAPFPEAALPTSHPKIVLTSLPALAVPAPTPTKAASPTVVSGLEMSEQRSWLYLEEMVNSLLSTAQQLKVLFEQAKQASSYRDAAVTQAKVQADAERKEDWKDHQQVCGQAAAVTVQADDVHVAESVMEKVPV from the exons ATGGAGGACTCGGACTCGGCGGCAAAGCAGCTGGGCCTGGCTGAGGCGGCAGCGGTGGCGGCCGCGGCCGCtgtggcggcggcggccgcggccgcGGCGGGAGGCGAGACGGAGGAGCCGGTTCTGAGCAGGGACGAGGACTCTGAGGAGGACGCGGACTCGGAGGCGGAGCGCGAGACGCGGCGGGTCACGGCCGTGGCGGTGATGGCGGCCGAGCCCGGGCACATGGACATGGGCAGCGAGGCCCTGCCCGGCCCTGACGAggccgccgccgcagccgcctTCGCAG AGGTGACCACAGTGACGGTGGCCAACGTGGGGGCCTCTGCAGACAACGTCTTCACAACGTCAGTGGCAAACGCAGCGTCGATCTCAGGACACGTTCTG TCTGGTAGAACAGCCCTTCAGATCGGGGACAGCCTGAATACCGAGAAAGCCACGCTGATTGTCGTGCACACAGACGGGAGCATCGTGGAGACCACTGGGCTGAAGGGCCCCGCGGCTCCCCTCACCCCAG GTCCTCAGTCTCCTCCAACTCCTCTAGCTCCTGGCCAAGAAAAAGGTGGAACCAAATACAACTGGGACCCCTCCGTGTACGACAGCGAGCTGCCCGTGCGGTGCCGGAACATCAGCGGCACTCTGTACAAGAGCAGGCTCGGCTCAG GAGGCCGGGGCCGATGCATCAAGCAGGGAGAGAGCTGGTACAGCCCGACCGAGTTTGAGGCCATGGCAGGAAGGGCCAGCAGCAAGGATTGGAAGAGAAGCATCCGCTACGCAGGCAGGCCGCTGCAGTGCCTCATCCAG GATGGGATTTTAAACCCTCACGCTGCCTCCTGCACCTGTGCCGCCTGCTGTGACGACATGACCTTG AGTGGCCCAGTCAGGCTCTTCGTGCCTTACAAGAGGCGCAAGAAGGAGAATGAGCTGCCCACGACTCCCGTGAAGAAGGATCCCCCCAAGAACATCACGTTGCTTCCAGCTACAGCTGCCACCACCT TCACCGTGACCCCCTCGGGACAGATTACTACCTCTGGGGCACTGACCTTTGACCGGGCATCCACCGTGGAGGCTACGGCAGTCATATCAGAGAGTCCTGCCCAGGGTGACGTTTTCGCGGGAGCCACAG TCCAGGAGGCTGGTGTACAGCCCCCGTGCCGGGTGGGCCACCCTGAGCCTCACTACCCCGGCTATCAGGACAGCTGCCAGATCGCACCTTTCCCAGAAGCTGCATTGCCAACGTCACATCCCAAAATAG TGCTGACATCCCTGCCTGCCCTGGctgtcccagcccccacccccaccaaagcTGCGTCCCCCACAGTGGTCAGTGGGCTGGAGATGTCGGAGCAGCGGAGCTGGCTGTACCTGGAGGAGATGGTCAATTCTCTGCTCAGCACGGCGCAGCAGCTGAAGGTGCTGTTCGAACAGGCCAAGCAGGCCAGCTCCTACCGAGACGCCGCCGTGACCCAGGCCAAAGTTCAGGCGGACGCAGAGCGGAAAGAG
- the DEAF1 gene encoding deformed epidermal autoregulatory factor 1 homolog isoform X1 — MEDSDSAAKQLGLAEAAAVAAAAAVAAAAAAAAGGETEEPVLSRDEDSEEDADSEAERETRRVTAVAVMAAEPGHMDMGSEALPGPDEAAAAAAFAEVTTVTVANVGASADNVFTTSVANAASISGHVLSGRTALQIGDSLNTEKATLIVVHTDGSIVETTGLKGPAAPLTPGPQSPPTPLAPGQEKGGTKYNWDPSVYDSELPVRCRNISGTLYKSRLGSGGRGRCIKQGESWYSPTEFEAMAGRASSKDWKRSIRYAGRPLQCLIQDGILNPHAASCTCAACCDDMTLSGPVRLFVPYKRRKKENELPTTPVKKDPPKNITLLPATAATTFTVTPSGQITTSGALTFDRASTVEATAVISESPAQGDVFAGATVQEAGVQPPCRVGHPEPHYPGYQDSCQIAPFPEAALPTSHPKIVLTSLPALAVPAPTPTKAASPTVVSGLEMSEQRSWLYLEEMVNSLLSTAQQLKVLFEQAKQASSYRDAAVTQAKVQADAERKEQSCVNCGREALSECTGCHKVNYCSTFCQRKDWKDHQQVCGQAAAVTVQADDVHVAESVMEKVPV; from the exons ATGGAGGACTCGGACTCGGCGGCAAAGCAGCTGGGCCTGGCTGAGGCGGCAGCGGTGGCGGCCGCGGCCGCtgtggcggcggcggccgcggccgcGGCGGGAGGCGAGACGGAGGAGCCGGTTCTGAGCAGGGACGAGGACTCTGAGGAGGACGCGGACTCGGAGGCGGAGCGCGAGACGCGGCGGGTCACGGCCGTGGCGGTGATGGCGGCCGAGCCCGGGCACATGGACATGGGCAGCGAGGCCCTGCCCGGCCCTGACGAggccgccgccgcagccgcctTCGCAG AGGTGACCACAGTGACGGTGGCCAACGTGGGGGCCTCTGCAGACAACGTCTTCACAACGTCAGTGGCAAACGCAGCGTCGATCTCAGGACACGTTCTG TCTGGTAGAACAGCCCTTCAGATCGGGGACAGCCTGAATACCGAGAAAGCCACGCTGATTGTCGTGCACACAGACGGGAGCATCGTGGAGACCACTGGGCTGAAGGGCCCCGCGGCTCCCCTCACCCCAG GTCCTCAGTCTCCTCCAACTCCTCTAGCTCCTGGCCAAGAAAAAGGTGGAACCAAATACAACTGGGACCCCTCCGTGTACGACAGCGAGCTGCCCGTGCGGTGCCGGAACATCAGCGGCACTCTGTACAAGAGCAGGCTCGGCTCAG GAGGCCGGGGCCGATGCATCAAGCAGGGAGAGAGCTGGTACAGCCCGACCGAGTTTGAGGCCATGGCAGGAAGGGCCAGCAGCAAGGATTGGAAGAGAAGCATCCGCTACGCAGGCAGGCCGCTGCAGTGCCTCATCCAG GATGGGATTTTAAACCCTCACGCTGCCTCCTGCACCTGTGCCGCCTGCTGTGACGACATGACCTTG AGTGGCCCAGTCAGGCTCTTCGTGCCTTACAAGAGGCGCAAGAAGGAGAATGAGCTGCCCACGACTCCCGTGAAGAAGGATCCCCCCAAGAACATCACGTTGCTTCCAGCTACAGCTGCCACCACCT TCACCGTGACCCCCTCGGGACAGATTACTACCTCTGGGGCACTGACCTTTGACCGGGCATCCACCGTGGAGGCTACGGCAGTCATATCAGAGAGTCCTGCCCAGGGTGACGTTTTCGCGGGAGCCACAG TCCAGGAGGCTGGTGTACAGCCCCCGTGCCGGGTGGGCCACCCTGAGCCTCACTACCCCGGCTATCAGGACAGCTGCCAGATCGCACCTTTCCCAGAAGCTGCATTGCCAACGTCACATCCCAAAATAG TGCTGACATCCCTGCCTGCCCTGGctgtcccagcccccacccccaccaaagcTGCGTCCCCCACAGTGGTCAGTGGGCTGGAGATGTCGGAGCAGCGGAGCTGGCTGTACCTGGAGGAGATGGTCAATTCTCTGCTCAGCACGGCGCAGCAGCTGAAGGTGCTGTTCGAACAGGCCAAGCAGGCCAGCTCCTACCGAGACGCCGCCGTGACCCAGGCCAAAGTTCAGGCGGACGCAGAGCGGAAAGAG CAGTCCTGCGTCAACTGCGGCCGGGAGGCCCTGAGCGAGTGCACGGGCTGCCACAAGGTCAACTACTGCTCCACCTTCTGCCAGCGCAAG